The genomic interval TCAGACTTATGTTTCGCCTGTACTCGTGGGTTTTGAGagtggctgtgtgtgtggtgggtgCGAGGTGGTGTGCGCGGAGGTCAGAGAGGCTCTGTCCGTGTCTTGCTGGGATGGTCACCATAGGTGGAAGTGTAGGTTCGATGACACGCGCATTCGTGCGGGCTAGGCACATCGCAtagggggaagagggcgccTGCCATCGCAGTGCTTTGACTTCACCTTCACCCTAGCGTTCTACCCACGGACGTGTTTAACAGCAAAAAGCGAAGGCATTGAGAGATACTTGATGGAAAAGGGAGTGGTGGGCGTGCGCAGGTCGACCGTAGCATATGGGTGTGCATTAATTAGGGTGTCGCGCAGGTGGATGGGCAGAGATTGGTCTCATAAAGCACGTAAAGCCGACCGAGTTTTTTgatgctctctctctctctcctgaATGCCGAGGGGAGCACCTGTGGGCCCGACAGCATGCAGGGAAACGGGCATGGTGGGTGAGGGATCACTttgcgcatgtgcatgccGTGCCTTGTGTTGCGCTTTATGATACCGAAGCCTCTTTATCGCCACcagcgctctctctctctctttctcgcgtCTGCTCTTACCTCGTTGCTCGTTGAAAGCTGCTTCTCGTTCTCCTTCTTCTGTTGTAGAGGGCCACGCCTGCCCATTGTGTATCGAAGCCACTGAAGCGGTGGTGTTGTGCCCGGCGTAAGAGGCTGCTCTTGAACAAGGTCGACACCCGCTGACAGAGATGCCGGCGCTCAGCGGGCCATCGTCGAACACATTCGACCATAGCGCCCTTCCAAGCTCACGAGGGGCGTCAGGGCCCTACGAGTTTACCAGCACTGCTGGTAGGCATGTTGCCGGCAATTTACAAGGGTTCCGGTTCGTGGATGAGGACCACACCGTGAGGCAGTCGAAGCCGGTGGCGCGCGCCGCGACTATgagtcgtcgccgccgcgacatCTAAGTGCTTGcatgtgtgcctgcgcggGTGCTCTGATGAGGCTGGGTTCGTGTTGCGCCTCTCCAGAGCGCTGATTTatggcgctgccaccgcgcccAAGGTCTCACCGACGACTACGAAGGAACCCCTTAAGGCGTGCGCTGAGTTTCATGCAGCATTATGGAGCACGACCACTTCTTGCGGTATCGTGCATTCTCAGGGTACACTTGTTTCGACCGCGATCATGCGCCACCACACCTTTGCTGTTGGGACGGCTATTATGCACTCTTCAATCAGCACGCAAACTCGGCGGGTGTACTCGCGTCATTGTGCGCAACCTGGTGTCGCTCCTCGGTGCGGCGATGCTGAAAGCGGTGAGCGGTGCACAGTGCTCCCTTCTAGATGCGAGCGCTGACTTCGCTCGCCACACCGCACTTGATGCCCTCCTTGCCCTCCTTCGCTTGGCTCTTCACATGCTCCCATCCTTTGACGTATGCACTCGCGCACGACTTTCGTGGCCTGCTGGGCTGCCACTGGCGTACCCTTCTCCACGGCGCAGCCCAACACACAGTTAGagcagcacaggcacaccTACACATACCCGACTCCGACGTACGACGGAAGGCGTCACGCTCTCTTTGTGTTGTAGAGCGCGCCGTACTCAGTCGTCTCCTGCACCCTATTCACGTCAGCGCCCTGCAATCGCCTCGGCAGTCGGCGCCCCTCTCTGTTTCCTCTGCTCTTTTTTGGTTTGCGTGTGTCGTGCGTccgctccagctgcaccgctcGCGCACACGTAGACAGAgccacccgcacacgtgcacaaaGCGAGGTCAGTGCCAGTGCTCTGTGGGCTCGCACACAACACTGCACGGGCTCATACGGACATTACTCGTTCGAAGCAACTGTCGGTGTTTCGGGGAACCCCCAAGCGTGAcggcggccagcttcgcAGGGCGATGGCGGAGGAGACCTGTACAACAGACtcggaggcgaaggcgcttcagcagcttgCGGAGCGGTACTACGAAGCATATAAGCGAGACCGTGGCAGTGATAGCGCACCAACCGTGGCGTCGTCATTGATGCGCATGATGGCTGTCATGGGAGAGCTGTCTACAATGGCGTTCACGTCTTCGTCAGGCATGTCGCCTTTTGAAAAGGACGAGGTATCCCTGTTGATCGGAAAGCTCAGCATCTCTGTGGCGATGATTGCCGAGGCTTTCCATCTGAACGTGGGGCGGTCTATCCTCCAGTATCTCGAAGAGGAGCTTCGCACGGCCCAGCTGTCGCAGCGCGGTGCGCTCAACAATGGTTGTgggacgacggcagcggagtCCGACGGCACCTCAGCTGGGGCCCCGCCACTGGACGCGCAGGCATCGGTGTCTGAAGCTCCtgccccaccgccgccgccaccggtaACCGAACGCGAGCGTTCGGTGATGCTCGGCCCGACATTGAATGACGACTTTTTCGGACACGTCGACGAACTCGCCAAGCTGCCGCGAGAGCAGTTCGAGAAGGCCGACCTCAAGtgggtggcgccgctgcccaacGGGACAATGGAAGAGATCATCCCGAACGGGCGCTGGATAACGGTTCGCTACGAGGATTTTCCTCACTACCTGGCACATATTGCTCGGCACCGCCAGGCCCGTGCGAGCCAGCCACAgccgtcgcctccgtctTCGCATTCCACGGGTGTCGCGGGCCGGCAGGGGTACAAAGATCCCACTGCCGAGTACCCGGCTAACTGTGCGCCGGCCGTCTCTGTTGCGACGCCCAGCGTTCCTTCTATTCTGGCTCAGGCCCCCGGCTACGACCCCGATCGCGAGTCGACCCTTTACTCGCCAGGCCACTTCGCGGGTGACCTCTTCAGCCCCATGGCACGTGCATCGGACGTGCAGACGATGAGTGTCGTGCCACCGGCTGCAATGATGACGGAAATGGGCGGCGGGGCAGCTGGCTTCGAACGGCGTAGTCGCCCCGCTGTCCAGCACATTGGTCGTCCGTACGATGTCAGCTCGTTCCACGACAAGGTCAACCTTCTCCGTCGCGGGGCGGTACCAAGCGCGGCGATTGCGCAGCTGGGCCTCACCTTCAGTGTACCAGACGGCCAACGCGTTGTCGAGCTCGTCAACGACGGCATGCAGGTGGATGTGACAGCTGCCAATGTGAGCGAGTTCCTGCGTCTACTGGACAACTACCCAACAGCGCAGGCTCCGTCTGGTCGGGTGCACCGCACGAACAGTGTGAGGAAGATCGACGTAGGCCGCATCATCTCCGACGTCCCTGCAACGTTCAGCCCGTCGCACTTTTCACACGGCCTCTTCGCTCCGTACCAGGAGCCGACCTCATCGGTCTATGTGGACTACGACAAGTCCGAGCGGATGTTGCCGCTCTACCTGAAGGAGCATCACGTGAGCCCTGCCGATACACGAGGCCTGTACGTGAGCGCTGCACGCTCTGCCGACTACCCCACCTTAGAGCGCATCGTGCAAGAGGTGAAGGTGAATCCGTCTGCCTTGACCAAGTACGGTGTTACCTTCAGTGTGCCGAGCTCGCTGGAGCCGTACTCGACACcagaggagcggcgcagtGGTCTCCACGCCTTATTCCCTTCCTCTGCTTTGCAGGCCGTGCAGCCGGCGGATCGACTTCactttctttctctcgctcgtCAGTACTACCCCAACATTCTCTGAACGGACGAGGAGCGGCACTCCTTGGCGTTTCCTCGCTgtcgccctctccctgtcACCGTACAACTAGGCGTGCTCGGGGCTCTGGTATGCATGTAATGTAGACCTGGAACGGGAGCCGATGGAGGaaggtgggagagagagagacaagtACTCCTTGTCAGAAGGCGACCGGTTTGCGCGCCAAGGGGAAGAACGTAGAGGACTGCAGTGATAGCGAAGAAAGGGGTATGAGACGCATGTTTGCTCTGTATCTCTTCCCCTCTGCGCGGACGTGCAGCGGTTCGCTAGCGTCATGCGACGGTGTCCTCATGCGTGGGATGTCTCTCTGACAGTCCGCGTCCTCATTCCCGCGCTCTTGCTCTCGCTCGTGCGCCACTCTCTTGTCGTCACGTTCGGCTGGGGCGTACGTGCACTTTCTCTTCGGCGTCTTTGCCCAGCGCCCGTGATCCCTTTTGGCGCaccacccgccgctgcgcgcctctttgttttcttctctctcatgCTTTTCGTGCCCCTCAGTGCGCGGTGGTGTCTCAGGGCCCAGTACCACCACTCTAGGTGTCGAGGCCAaacagccccccccccccccacacacacacaccaccactcTCTAACCTTGCCGAGTGCCGAACCACCTCTGGTGATGGCAGGGTCACGTACCAGTGTCATGGGAcagtcagagcgatgtatcaCCGCGGATGCCGGCGGTTCGGTCCGGGGTGGCGCTGtgtcggagcgacctgcgaccgtgAGCATGTGCTTGTACCATCCATGTGATGGGCGAAGTGTCAGCGTGACTTGAAGCTACCTCACCCCCGGCCGTCAGACTGCCCACTCGTGTGGGGAGTGTCCGGGTCACCGCGAGGGGGATGGACCAGGTGGCGACTGGCACaatgggagcggctgtgacgCGAGCTGCGAGGCAGAGACCGCGCTCAGGTGACCGAGTCGGCTTATTGCTGTCACGCGGTCCGCTGCAGCTTCGCGCCACGTGgtggggcctgtgacaggccgGGTAGCATGAACTCATGCCTTATTAAGAGGACGGACGCGTTAAAACAACACACAAAAGGGCATCCTTCGGAATGCACTGCCTTGCCTCTTTTTTCGACTTCCTCCATCCTATCCAAGAGAGCCATGTTGCAGCGGCTGTCGTGCTCGGACTCGTCTGACAAGGTGGATTCACCTCCTGGCCGGATCGTTTTCAGCGCGTGGTGCCTCGTGCGGATGCTTCGTTCTCTTACTCACTCTTTCCGCTCCAAAGTCCCTGTTCTTTACTTGCTAAACGGCGAAATGAGACGAGTGCGTACTCGCAGGTGTCGTGGCGTGTTTGCTGTGGGGCTTGATGGTGTGCAACGGCACGGTGCGTGGGGCGTTCCCCCAAAAAAAACACAAGAAGATAGAGGAACTGATTTAGGGTTagcgcgcacgcgtggaTGTGCACGCAACAAAGGCTAGTGGATTCGGTTCCCTGCATTGATGAAGTGTGTCCGACGCGCTTAATCTGCCTTTGCCGCTGCGTTAAGCTGGTGCGCTGGCGTGCGTGCCGTGAAGGCCACTGCCAGCGTGTCTCTTTCGGCTATACGTGGGCCTGAATGTTCTTGCAGCTCTTGCATATAATGCCCTTCTTACCCGATACTTGCGCGGTGCTCCTCCAAACTTTTGCGTCACGTTACTTTTCGACGCCGTCTTgggtacacacgcacatacgcacgcgTACGCGGCCACGTCCGCAGTGACGTGTCGCCCTGCTCCTCCTTCGAGTTAAGGCTCGTTGACTGCTCGTTCTCGTTTCTTCTGTGACATCCCTCGAGCAGACACTCACGACGAAAACTTACGTACACCGAGAAGGCCCCGGGCTCCGTGACAGCAGGTGGTGTGCGCGATATTTGTCCTCTGCACGGGCTCGCTCTGTaccgtgcacacacacacatatatagGTGCTCGCAAACGTGCCGTCTGCCGTTTCCGACCTTGCTTGATGCTGTCAGCCTTGACGAGCACCTGATCACGTCGCCGCAGCTCTACACTTCATTGTTGTATTGGCTTTAGAATTCACGCACGACACAACGTTGCACGCACGTCACATCATCCACGCTAAGGAACCCGGCAGTAACGAAAGCGCGGAGCACACCAGAAATGAGCGAGACAGACAGCATGTGGCTCCAGAAGAGCATAACCCTACCTGACCCGATCccagaagaggaggacaggGCAGACACACCGACACCGGTGCTTGTCCCCGCCACTGCCGGCGCGCTGCCATCCACCCACACTGAGGCGTCGCCGGAGGATGCCATGCCGCCTCCGGCCCCGCCCGCCTTGGAGAAGAAGACCGCCGCTGGAGTGGAGGTTGACTTGACGAAGATGGTGCTGGACACGAGCAGCTTTctgcgcgcgtctgcgcagcGCCCGTCCATGCGGTACCCGAGTCGGGCCTCTGTCTCCAACTCCGCGTTCATCTCGGCGCAGGAGTACGACGACCTGCGTGCGCGCTACAGCCAGGCGAAGCGGGAGCTGCTGAAAGTGTCCGACATTCAGAAGGACCTCGACTTTGCGCGTTTTGAGCTCACACGCTCCCAGGAGGAGATGAAGCTGCTGCGAGCGAGCAACCACAACCTCAAGAACGAGGTGGAGGAGTATGTGCAGCGGGCCGAAAAGGAGCACAAGGCGCGCATGTCTCTGGAGGCGAAGATGTCGGCCGAGGGCGCCACTCGCACCGAGGAGATAGAGTTCTTGAAGAAGACCATCGACGAGCTGCGCGCGGAGAACGCAAAGCGACTCGATTACATgacacagcagcaggaggatgAGTTTCAGGCGCGGCTGCAGTCCATGCGGGAGGAGCTGGCAggcgcggcagaggagctggcgcggctcaccgcggaggcggcgcaggcacaAAAGGCTCGCGAGTTGTCGGAGTCGAAGCTCACCGCCGCACTTACGGACTTGGAAAAGTCGCGTGCCGTGGTGGACGATTGCAAGGCGCGAATCGATGCCTTGCAGAAGGAGTGCCATGcactggagcagcagcaccgcgactttgtgcagcagcaggagcgacAGAACGCAGCGTACCTCGAGGAGCAAAAGGCGCTCAACGAGGAGCGGGTGCATCAGGTGGCGGAGTCGAAAAATGCGGCCATCGCAGAGATGCAAGAGGAGCTGCATCTGTGGAAGGAGAAGACAAAGACAACGGCAGAGGAGCTAGCCGCGGCACGCCACGCGGCAAGCCAGCTCCAGGACGACGTGAAGCAGCTGACTGCGGATCGTGCCAAGGAGGTGCGGCGCCTCGCTGAGGAGCATCGTCTTGCTCTGTGCGAGCTCCAGCTCcagatggaggcggcgatcCGCGAGGCGCGGGGCAGCAAGACGTccctcgaggaggaggcgcagtcGCTACGCCGCCAGCTTGCGCAGGTGTCAACTGAGCTCTCAACCGTAGCTggtgtgctggcgcagcgggaGCGGCAACTCGCCAAAGCAGAAGAAGAGCTTCTGCGCACCAAGGACCGCTGCGTTGCGGCAGAGCAGGAAAACGCCCAGCTGGCGAGCGATGCGCAGCTGaacgcggaggcggccgacgAAGCCGCGGCGCGGGTGGAGCGACTAATGAGGCAGAACAGCGACATGGAGGAGGAGTTTTCGAAAGACCTCCGCGAGGCCAAGGATCGCATCCGCACCTTAGAGGCGACACTCATGCAAAGCAAAGGCGAGCTCTCGGCGCTTCGCAAAGAGCAGATCAAGTCCGCGGACGACGGCCTCGCCGCCACACGCGACCTTCGTGCACAGGCAGAGGCACTGATGGAGGAGTGCACGGCGCTCAAAGCACAGGCAGgggagcgccgccgcttggAGGAAATGGCGCGTGACTACTGCCAGCGCTTCGAGGCGGAGAGGACGAAGGTCGGCACGCTCGAAGCGGagctcagcgccgccgtcggccgATGCACCGCTGTGGAGGCGAAGCTGGAAGAGCTCTCGCGCCGCGTTATTTCGCAGGCAGTGTCGCGCTCACCGATGCAGACCCTGCACCCCAACGCGACAGCCGCGTCGCTCTCCTGCCATGGCAAGCACCGCAGTGTTTCCTCCGGTCAATCGTACGCacccaccggcggcagctctATGAAACGCGCCCGCACTGAGGACGCACGCGTCTTTGCCATCAGTGGGTTTGACGGGAACGACGTCCTGCTCGCCGTGAAGCAGCTCCCAAACGTGGCGATAGCGGAGTGCAAGTCGAACATGCCAGTGCCGTCCAACCTCACCCATCTCATCACGAATGGCCAGCTCACAATCAAGCTTCTGACGGCGCTTGTGCGAGGCTGCTGGGTGCTGCCGGAGTCCTATGTGGTGGACTCCTTGAAAGAGCAGACGTGGCTGCGTGAAGAAGACTACGGCTTCCAGCACGAGGAACCGCCACTGCTGAAGAAGCGCATCGCCCTCACGGAGGCGTTCATGGCCTGTAAGCACTACAGCACCGCCAGCCTGCTGCTCAAGGAGGGCGGTGCGATCCTCGTCGATGACCCGGAGCAGGCGGACATTCTTCTGTGCACCAACGCCGAGGCACGCAGCACCCAAAACGGGTGGAACTGGGAAAAGATGGTGGAGATAATCTACCCGCTTAAGATTCAGTAGCCACAGCGGACAAAGGCTGCGCACGGCAATGGCAGATCTCCGCACCCTCAACACGGGAGGTGTTGAGAGTGTCCCTGGCAGACTCTCGTTTTGCATTCTCGTGCCGTCCGTTTTCccgcatgcgccgctgcgcggcgagcccGTTCTTTAGgtgcacgccgcgcacgacACACATCATTTAGAGTATACTTCGAGGTCTTGTCTGTCCTCGACCAGATTCTGTTTTCCTAGATTCTTTGTCCGCCACACCTCGCTCACAAGTGCGGACACATGCATACAATCATCCTGGCCGGCATCCGGGTGGCTGCCGCCTTGTCATTGACACGCCCTGTCCCCTTTCGTCGCGCACCTATCCGTGTATGTTCGCGCATTTGCTTCGCTGCGCTTGTGATTTTCATACACTACAGTAGATGTCGTTGTTTTCCCATGCTCttgcgtctgtgtctgtctggATGCGCTGTCGAGGTATCACCGTTGGCATGGTCTCctattttcttttttgtATCTTTGTGGTCATCTATCCTTCGTTATTGCAGCGGCAACGAGGAAACAACGCAGGCGGGGCAATGTCGATGGCgggtcgccgctgcgcgcgcttTCTCCTCAGCCTTTGCCCTTGCCGTGCATGGGAGTCCCTGTCAGTGGACTACTACCGATCGCTCAAGCAGCCGTTCTCAGAAAAACGCCGACATGAGTCACGCCACAGTGCACTTCGCGCGATAGACTCCCCAGTCGACTACACAAACACGCCCACACGTGCGCACTAAGATGTGCTAGCCTTAAGTCTGCCATGAGCTCCGTTTGAGGTTTATGTTTTACTCTTTTCTACACATGTTGGTGTCGGTGGGCGCATCAGCGCCTTGAGCGGAAGCACGCGCACCAATACTCAGCGTAGGTGCACGTGGACGGAAGCCCGGCGTGCGTTTCAGATCGACGCTGCGAAGCAGCATTGTAGCGTTTAGGCTCGACTCTGTGATGACTCGGTCACGCACGTGCCCGAGAAAAGAGGGAGtcttctcttgctctccaGGAAACGCTGGAAACCACCCCTGCTGCGGGGACAGGGAGGAGCTGTGCACGCACGCTTTGCTGCCTAAGCTGCTCTGCGCTGGGGTGCGTCGCTGCTATCGGCATTTTCTTACCACGCCGCCTTTGCTTTCACGTCTCCCactcctccctcgctccgCAATACGTGCACGCCCATTCGTACAACAATTCGCACTCCTCTACGCGCTGGGCCTCTTTGATGCCCCCCTTTTTCGTTACAGTGGTGATGTGACTCAACACCTTCGCCTCTCTCGTTGCTTGTTCCGTTTTACTTGCTCTCTGCTCCGTAGGGTGCTCGACGGTGTGGCGCGCACGCGTCTCGGCACGAATCATGTCCGCCGATAAAACGGTGAAGGCCAAGCAAGCCATCCACGATGCGAAGGCGCCAGTGTCCGAGAAGCTAAGAGGTCACGTGCCCATTTTAACCCTCCTGCGGTATCGCGCTCCCAGCGAGTGGTTTGCCGTCGTTGTCGGGAGCATTGCCGCCTTCTGCTCGGGCGGCTCCACGCCGCTCTTCATGTACTTTTTCGGACGGATGACGAACAGCGCGTACGACGACGAAGCCGCACCGAAGGTGACGCGCAACTTTGCGATGTTGATGGTGTGCATCGGCATTCTTTCCATGGTGCTCGTCTTCATTAAGACTGCCACGTACCAAGTGACCGCGACGCGCCTGGTCGGCCGCATCAAGTGCGCCTACTTCTCCGCTGTCGTCAACCAGGACATCGGCTGGCACGACAGGCGCAAACCCGGCGAGCTCATTTCTCGCCTGACCGGAGACACGCGTGTCATCCTCAACGGTGTTAGCGACCGCTTCGCCAGCTGGATCGAGAACCTCGGCGCCGGCCTCATCGGCATCGTTTTTGCGTTTATCGCGAGCTGGGAGCTGACGCTCCTCATCATGGGCTCGCTCCCGCTCATTGCGGTGGCGGTGTACTTTCTCACTGCCGCGTCCTCCCGCCACGTTGCTGTGACGCGCAAGCAGTATGCGGTGGCGAGCGCCATCGCGCAGGAAGTCATGCAGAACATCAAGACAGTGCAGACCTTCAACCGCGAGATGCACGAGGCGGAGCGCTTCTCAGAAACGATAGTGGGCTCGCGCAAGGCCGGCATCAAGAAGGAGTTTCTTGTGGCGATGGCCGGCGGCTCCGTGATGGGCATCATGCTCTGCGTCATTGGGCTCGCCTTCATCCTTGCTGCGTACCTTGTCCACAGCGGCCGCACCGACGTGGGCTCCGTCTCGGCGGCCTTTCTGACGGTGATGTACGGCGCCATGGGCCTTGGGCAGGTGTTCCCAGCCCTCATCTCCTTTGTGGAGGCGTGCACGGCAGCGTACCCAATCTTCGCGACCATCGATGAGCAACCGACGATTGACTTGCACAGGCCTGGGAGGGAGGTGACGTTTTGCCGGTGCATTGAGGTAAAGGATGTTACCTTCGCCTACCCGACGCGTCCAGACCAGCTCATCTTTAGCGGCTTGAGCGCTACGATTAGGAAGGGCGAGAAGATCGCCTTCTCTGGTTCGACAGGGTGCGGCAAGTCAACGATCATCAGCCTCATCCAGCGCTTCTACGACCCCACGGAGGGTTCCGTCACCGTGGATGGGCAGGATCTCCGCGACTTGGACCTCAGGTCGTGGCGCAAGCGCATCGGCATCGTGTCGCAAGAGCCCAACTTGTTCTCCGGCTCCGTGCTAGACAACGTCCGCATGGGGCGGCGCAGTGCCACCTTTGAGGAAGTGGTGACGGCATGTAAGCAGGCCCGCATTCACGACACGATATTGACCCTGCCACGCGGCTACGACACCAGCGTTGGCTCTCTGGGCAGCCAGCTGAGCGGTGGGCAAAAGCAGCGTCTCGCCATCGCCCGGGCCGTCGTGCGCGGTGCCGACATCCTCCTCCTGGACGAGGCGACCAGCGCGCTGGACCGAAAGTCCGAGgtggaggtgcagcgcgccatAGACGATCTCACGGAGAATAGCAAAATGACGGTGATCACGATTGCGCATCGGATGGCTACCATCGCGAACATGGACTGCATCTACTTCCTCGACGGCtcgcgcgacggcggcagctgcattGTCGAGTGCGGTACCTATGACGAGCTCATCCGCATGAACGGCCGCTTTGCCTCGATGGTGATGATGCAGAACCCTTCCACTGGAAACCTGTGTACTGTGGTACACGACACGAGCTTCTACCTCTACCCAGGAGCCCTCGACAAAATTACAGGGGACAGCGTCTCGACCGAGGACAGTTACAGCAGCAACGACTCCTGGGACTCCAACTGCAACGGCTTCTACGAGGATGACGACCGGTGGAGCCAGTATTCCCACGTCGACGACGTCCCCTTCATCCACCGCACCGATTGGGAGGAGCGAAAGACGAGCGTGTCGATGTGGCGCATTATGAAAATGACGAAGAGTCGCTGGTGGGCGATTGTGCTGGGGTTTCTGGGCTCCATCATCACGTCTATCGTCTTCCCTTGTGTCAGTCTCATGATTACCCAGCTCATCAACACTCTCGGCACCTACCGCCTGTCGCATGACACAACGCACATGCAGCGACAGATAGCCTTGTACGTGATTCTGCTGATTATATTGGGCGCTGTCTACTTCCTCGGGAGTGTGCTTACGGGCTTCTATGGCTACGTTGGTGAGTACCTGACCTGTGAGCTGCGCTCCATCCTGTTCCAGCAGATTCTTCGACAGGACCAAACCTTCTTTGACATGCCTCGCCGCGATCCGGGGGCGTTGGCGGCCCTTCTCGCTGGCGACTGTGAGTCGGTGCACCAGCTTTACGGCCCTACCCTCGGCTCCCGTCTCCGGTCTGTCTGCGCGTTCGCCGGCGGTATCGCCATCGGCCTCATAATGGAATGGAAGGTGGCGCTCGTGTGCCTGACCACTATGCCGCTTTTTGTTGGCAGCATCGTCGCGCAGCAAGTGTTCTTTGCCGACTCTCAAAGTGCTCGCGAGAGTGGCATCGACACAGTGGTGAGCGAAGCCCTCGGCTCGATCCgcaccgtcacctccttcaACATGCAGGATCGAGTGATCAAGAAGTACAAGCGCACCATC from Leishmania major strain Friedlin complete genome, chromosome 26 carries:
- the ABCB2 gene encoding putative ATP-binding cassette protein subfamily B,member 2, translating into MSADKTVKAKQAIHDAKAPVSEKLRGHVPILTLLRYRAPSEWFAVVVGSIAAFCSGGSTPLFMYFFGRMTNSAYDDEAAPKVTRNFAMLMVCIGILSMVLVFIKTATYQVTATRLVGRIKCAYFSAVVNQDIGWHDRRKPGELISRLTGDTRVILNGVSDRFASWIENLGAGLIGIVFAFIASWELTLLIMGSLPLIAVAVYFLTAASSRHVAVTRKQYAVASAIAQEVMQNIKTVQTFNREMHEAERFSETIVGSRKAGIKKEFLVAMAGGSVMGIMLCVIGLAFILAAYLVHSGRTDVGSVSAAFLTVMYGAMGLGQVFPALISFVEACTAAYPIFATIDEQPTIDLHRPGREVTFCRCIEVKDVTFAYPTRPDQLIFSGLSATIRKGEKIAFSGSTGCGKSTIISLIQRFYDPTEGSVTVDGQDLRDLDLRSWRKRIGIVSQEPNLFSGSVLDNVRMGRRSATFEEVVTACKQARIHDTILTLPRGYDTSVGSLGSQLSGGQKQRLAIARAVVRGADILLLDEATSALDRKSEVEVQRAIDDLTENSKMTVITIAHRMATIANMDCIYFLDGSRDGGSCIVECGTYDELIRMNGRFASMVMMQNPSTGNLCTVVHDTSFYLYPGALDKITGDSVSTEDSYSSNDSWDSNCNGFYEDDDRWSQYSHVDDVPFIHRTDWEERKTSVSMWRIMKMTKSRWWAIVLGFLGSIITSIVFPCVSLMITQLINTLGTYRLSHDTTHMQRQIALYVILLIILGAVYFLGSVLTGFYGYVGEYLTCELRSILFQQILRQDQTFFDMPRRDPGALAALLAGDCESVHQLYGPTLGSRLRSVCAFAGGIAIGLIMEWKVALVCLTTMPLFVGSIVAQQVFFADSQSARESGIDTVVSEALGSIRTVTSFNMQDRVIKKYKRTINVAEQTAERRAVLVSILVGATEFTLMGSMALSFWYGGTLIEKGETHFSNVLVATMAVTMGSTLAGVEAGSFATKLRDARLSSNRVFSVIDRVPAVDSYEYGKVNFEEQIGVEFRHVGFTYPAREGVKVLNDVSLKFQAGSSNGLMGQTGCGKSTIVQILARFYPISTGKVLINGEDLSSLDLVTWRDQLSIVLQEPSLFSGTIRDNIKYSLPDATEEEVIEAAKIACIHDDIMNMEKGYNTEVGYRGQQLSGGQKQRVAIARGVLRCPKLLLLDEATSALDNMTEVRVQRNLDEFQRRFGVTTVAIAHRLATIRHSNQIVLLDSGKIIEQGTHEQLLAQDGEYKSRWELAHT